A DNA window from Vigna unguiculata cultivar IT97K-499-35 chromosome 10, ASM411807v1, whole genome shotgun sequence contains the following coding sequences:
- the LOC114165893 gene encoding probable protein S-acyltransferase 16, producing MAADKGKPFTFSLPVSVVVLAIAYIYVSTVFVFIDRWLGLFSSPGIMNATVFTALAAVCVVTYRAAITTDPGRVPATYMPDVEDAESPIHEIKRKGGDLRYCQKCSHYKPPRAHHCRVCKRCVLRMDHHCIWINNCVGHANYKVFFNFVLYAVISCIYSLVLLVGSLAYDGIQDEEKIGKSSFRTVYVVSGLLLVPLSIALCVLFGWHICLVLHNKTTIEYHEGVRALWLAEKGGSIYKHPYDLGPYENLTSVLGPNILSWLWPSSNHIGSGLRYSTIYDLAKGSTSK from the exons ATGGCCGCCGACAAGGGGAAGCCCTTCACCTTCTCGCTCCCTGTGAGCGTCGTCGTTTTGGCCATCGCATACATTTACGTCTCCACCGTCTTCGTCTTCATCGACCGCTGGCTCGGCCTCTTCTCCTCACCGGGGATCATGAACGCCACGGTCTTCACTGCGCTCGCCGCCGTCTGCGTCGTCACCTACCGCGCCGCCATCACTACGGATCCGGGTCGCGTCCCCGCCACGTACATGCCCGACGTCGAAGACGCCGAGAGCCCCATCCATGAAATCAAACGCAAG GGTGGAGATTTGCGATATTGCCAAAAGTGTTCTCACTATAAGCCGCCTCGTGCACATCATTGCCGTGTTTGTAAAAGATGTGTTCTACGAATG GATCATCACTGCATTTGGATAAATAACTGTGTGGGTCATGCAAACTATAAAGTcttcttcaattttgtcttgTACGCTGTAATTTCCTGCATCTACTCCCTG GTCTTACTAGTGGGTAGTCTAGCTTATGATGGCATACAGGATGaagaaaaaattggaaaaagctCTTTCCGTACTGTATAT GTTGTTTCTGGGCTCTTGCTGGTCCCTTTATCCATAGCATTATGTGTGCTTTTTGGTTGGCATATCTGTCTTGTCCTACATAACAAGACCACAATAGAG TATCATGAAGGAGTGAGGGCTTTATGGCTTGCAGAGAAAGGTGGGAGTATCTACAAACATCCATACGACCTTGGCCCATATGAGAATTTGACATCT GTTTTGGGACCGAATATCCTTAGTTGGCTGTGGCCTTCTTCAAACCATATAGGTTCTGGACTTAGGTACAGCACCATCTATGATCTGGCAAAAGGTTCAACATCCAAATGA